TTGACTGAAAGAAATGAAGACTCAAAcgttatgtaaaatataataattttttcagatgaaaaattaaaagtaaagcAGCTTTAGCAGTGTCTACgataatgttttaaacatttttattcaattcTGTTATTATAAACATGTTATATTATCCATggaattttgtttttttatttattatttaaatagtcattttaatttattttttatattgcaggagcatttaaaaaggaaaaatgaagtaaaaaaaaaaaaagtataaaaaaatatagaacataCAGACATAGAAATGATAAATCTAGAATGCTGATATTGAAATGTTATAATAACAATCAGTAGCAAGAATCCATAATCAGATTTAATTCAAGCAAATGTCATTGGTACCAGTTGAGGAGCAGCTGCGTCCGTCTCCTGGGGAGAATAGTGACCTCTGTaatcatcatcttcctcctcctcttcctcctgcacCTTCTGGTAGCTTCTTTTCAAATTTTTTCTGTCATCTACTACAAAACAGCATGCAACTTTTACTTTCAAAAAGAGATGATTCacttgcatgcatgcatgcattctaCAAGCCAAGACTCGACAGTTAACAAACTGATGCTTGATGAAGATTGCATGGCCAAAACGTTGAATTAAAACAAGATTCGCAAGCTATAGTCATCATGAAAACACAAATGAAAGATCACTTTTTCTAGCCTGCAACTCTGACCACTCTGGACATTCATCTAGCAACTTCTTCAGATGCATCCTGGGATGTTTTAAGAGCTTGTACGCAATATGCATGTATTGCGCTGACCTGTGGGCTTGTGTTTGGGACTGTCTGAGTCCTCGATGGCTAGTTTGAGCTGCTGGATGAAGTCTGCACGGTAGAGGTTTCTCTCCTGCCAGATGTTCAGCAACCTCTCCATCTGCTTCTTAGAACCGTCATCTCCATCTCtgacagagaaagacacagaATATATGTGAGACGGGACAAATTCATACTACTGAACACATGACACATGTATATGAAGGTGTGTGTACCTGGCCACGTGTGAGCAGGCATCAACCAGGACAGACTCAAAGTCTTTGGTGAACTCGGGACCCTTTTTCTTACTGTTCTGAATCACGTCATTAGCCAGATACAGGAACGTCAACTTCCTGCTGCGTTTCGCTGAAcaacaaacacatttaattattactaACTCTAAAACAAATCTTTTTTGTGTGCGTTCCAGTtttaatgtttgatatttttagtCTGAAGGTTAACCTTCAACCAGGATGCCTTGTGCAAACTTAACTTAGACTAGAAAAGTGTGGTCTTTTGTTTCTCAAATGGCCCACCAAATACGCTTGttccctttaaaggaataattcagctCAAAATGAAAATTGACTCAACTTCAAGTCATCCAAAATGtatttgagtttgtttcttcatcatatttggagaaatgatgcattgcatcagtgtctcaccaTTGGATGcttagcagtgaatgggtgccgtcagaataataGTCTAAACTGTTGATAAAAACAACACTATAAATCCACACTactgcagtccatcagttaacatccatAATAAGTTAAAAagtcctgttgtctctcacatcaaatccAGCTTCATATTTGTTCACAGATGTTTTTTGCCTGgtctgcatatttctctcctgattcagatgagattaaaTCTTCACTGGAGGAACTGTTGTTTTGGATTATGGACTGCATTTAGcaggaagcaacagtttgaagataaaaacatcttaatgatggatttatttcttacaagcATGGAGCTTctggcttcacaagacattaactgatggactggagtgctgttgATTAtggtctcattctgacggcacccattcactgcagagacacCATTGATGAAAcaatgatgcaatgctacatttctccaaatctgatgaagaaacaaactcatctacatctcgggtGACCTGAGAGTGAGCACATTTTTGACAAATTTTCATTATTCCTTGCTTCTAAACCCAAAGCTGATCCAAACTCTCTCACCTTTCTTCAGCTCTCTGTGCCACACGCGCACGATGAAGGATGCATGCTTGCGGTGATGGATGATCCACAGAGACAGAGTCTGAACGCTCTGCTGCGAGTTACTCAGTTCAGACAGCTTCTTCTCCAGCGCAGACTCGGAGAAAGACGACATGCTGACCGCTCTCTCTCTCCAAACAACTCTAACAAGACACAACAGATTAAAAACAGACTTGCACTTTTCTTTAAGAAACTTAAAAGTTATTAGATATTTTTGCAAACTGCGGGGCATTTAAATTGgactactgaagaaaaaaaaagagagaaaaaaaattgtgctaaaattaaaacatacataTTCTCTCATGAtgtcatatatgtgtgtgtgtgtgtgtatgtgtttatctgGAAGCTCAATATTAAAACAATGCTATAATAATCAATTATATAATCTAACCACACAGATACACATTATATATGAAACATatggaatatttgtacttttaaaaagcaatttatagtaaaaaaaaaaggtacgtataaataaaatatacatatgaaGAACAAAGTAGTTTGATTGCATATGTGTCTGATTCATAAATAAGATATAATTGAAGAGTTTGGTCGTTATCGATTAGTTGAGGTGATTAGTTCTAATGCATAATTTCCGGGACATGCAGTGAACATTTTCAAGACATTAAGAGCTAATTATGCAGTTTAAAGAAACAAATCAAGCAACAACTAAAAGGTAAAAGTAAATAACTCCCACCTGTCAGCAGCTTTTGTCGCCTAATCTGGATTTAACTTCAATATGGCAAAACGCACGCGGAAACCCCTGAAATACGAACTCCCGCGGATCAAAAGAGTGGTTTAAATCGAGATATGAATAAATCCAATTAATGAGATACAATCCTCCAGTATTTTCATCAAAACTTTCGCCTAGTGTTTGAACGCGATGATATTTCGTTGCAAGTTGGTTGATAAACAAACGAGGGTCGCGTGCGTGACGTCATGCCCGACGCCGACGTCATAGAGACGCGACCGTATGCTGGGCTTTTGCAACTATACTGTAATTTTTACAACATGACATGTGTCGTTTTGAATAATAATAGCAGTCATTTTTAAGTGACGTGTGTTCTTTTTTCTAAGAAAGCCAGCTTTTGTTTGGTAGATGGCATAGAGGATCTCCAAATGGACTGAATttcaaaatgttgtatttattgaAATGAAGCAGGAGTTTAATGTCATGATTATGAACTTGAAAGTGCTTATGTGCTGCTGCAGACATGAGTTAGCTAGATTGAACCTCTTAAAGTAAGTATTATGGGAATTTTTTAAGGGGAAGGGATGTCAGTAAATATTCAATATACTCTTTCTCTCTTAAAATGAAACCTGATCATAGAAGAATTTACTAAAAAGtagttttttgtcattttaagggTTTACATTTGCTGACTGGGCATCATAATtttctgaaaatcatatttcagaAGGTAACATTGTTAAACCCCActgaataataatgaaacaatCTGCCTTCACAGATACATTGATAATGTCTGAACATCAAAACACAAAGATTGCATTTGCATATCTCCACCCATCCTGTGTCCTCCTGACCAAAGAATCTACGGCTGCCAACGTAGAAGCCCTTAGCGATCATCACCCCACAGATTTGTCCTCAAAACCCTTGGCTCCAAACAGGAGGGACTCGTCCAGGCAGTGTTGGAAGTAATGACATCTGTATTGGAGAACACTTGCTTGCAAAGTTGGACTTCTTTCTCAGAGCTCTGCCTTTGTCTTTGTTCCCCAAAAGACCCAGGAAAATCCGCCATGACCTCTGATGAACTAAAGCTGGCCGTGCCCAGATCCCTGGATGTGCTATTGCACTCTGCCTACGGTGACATCGTTATTAAACTCTATGAGCCAAGCATGTTGCCTGGACTTGGAGCTGCTGTGTCACTGCTCCTGGCACTAGCAGAGCATGAAAAAGCCAGAGGAGTTCAAACAGCTTCCCTGAAATGTCTCCTTTCTTTGTTTCAACAGTGTAACTGCAAAGAGAAACACATTGAGCCAAGAGAAGATGAGAGGTATCTGCTTGGACGTACCTCGGTCACATTTTTACCTGGCATTAGTCAGTGATCAGTCGAGACATAAGACAAGGCCATGCGGTTACAGTGAAGGCCATGAGGGTTCGGTACAAGGTCGTTGGTCTGGTAATGGCTGATGAGCAGCttcagaaaacagaaaacattgtGGCAGCTGGAGATCTGGGGAGGGTTGATGAGCTTGTTAAAAAGAGGACTTAATCCTGGCAGAAAGCCACATCCCAGCCCCTTGCTTTGGTCTTACAGAAGATAATTTCTTGCACTTCTTCCCACCCGTACTGGAGAGTCATGCTTGAATTGGTGGATATATCCCATTTCCTGCTTTCCCAGTGCAGACAGTCTGTAGGTGAATGTGTCGGTCCTCTACTGGAAGCATTGGTTGGTGCCATCAATGATGAGGAGCCTGATGTTAAGCACAGGTGCAATGAAGCACTGGACGAGGTTGCACAAAACGGTCAAACCAATGGCAGGCAGGACTTTACTGACATTCTATCCAAAAACCTTCACAGCTTGGCGTCATCCTTACGACCAACACAAGATCTTTGTTCTTAACATGTTCCTTGGGTACCTCAAGATTCTGGGGCCCAAATTGGACATGGTACTAACTTCATCAGTACATCTTGAGCACATCTCCAAAGCACTGATGCCGGAGAGTCGCTTCTTGTCAGCCAAGCGGCTTTTAGTGCCATGTGCAGCCTCTGAATGACACCAGTCGCATGGAAGTCTGCCGCCCCTAGTGGATGATGTGGTGCAGAACATGTTTATGGCACTTGATCTCAGCTATGACCAGAGAGCGCCACAGTTCTATAGTGTACTACACTCACTCATGAAAGCACTTGGTACGTCTTACTTTTCCTTAGTTTACTTGACTATTATTTCAAACAATGTTACTCTTACGTATTAGTGGTTAATTTTTTTGAGTTTGAACTctgttgtttctcattttcctcttgacactAGCCCATacattctctatggggttcaggtctggtgagtttgctggccagtcaggcacaccaacaccatggtcatttaaccaacttttggtactTTTGccagtgtggacaggtgccaaatcctgctggaaaatgaaatcagcatcttcaaaaagctggtcagctgaaggaagcatgaagtgctccaagatttcttggtaaatgtgtgcagtgactttggttttcaaaaacgacaatggaccaacaccagcagatgacattgaaccccaaatcatcacagactgtggaaacttaacactggacttcaagcaacttggactatgagcttctccagccttcctccagactctaggaccatggtttccaaatgaaatacaaaacttgctctcatctgaaaagaggaccaCGGAGccacagtccagttcttcttctctttatcccaggtaagacacctctgatgttgtctgtggttcagcaaattcctcgaCATGTCTGTGTGCGGTGGCTCTTGATAAGTTGACcgcagcctcagtccattccttgtgaagttcaatcAATTTTGCTGGACAATCCTCTTGagtctcggttggttgtgcatctttttccttccactcaactttctgttaacatgcttagatacagcactctgtgaactgccagcttctttggcaatgaatgtttgtggtttactccccttgtgaagggtgtcaatgattgtcttctggacaactgtcagatcagccgtcttccccatgattgtgtagcctagtgaaccaaactgagagaccattttgaaggctcaggacaCCTTTGCTGGTGATTTGAGTTGAtttgctgattggcatgtcaccatattctgatttgttgagagtgaattggtgggtttttgttaaatgtgacccaaaatcatcacaattaaaaaaaaaccaaagactttcagtctgtgtgaactgaattcatttaatacacaagtttcacaatatgagttgaattactgaaataaatgaacttttccacaacattctaatttattgagatgcagctGTACTTGAGCATTACAGTTCCTGCTTGTAATTTAATTCTTCCACAGCAAATGACAGTAATGATCCAGTGAGTTGGCACAGCATAAAAGTAAAAAGTGTTGGAACTGTTACATTAATTCTGCTGAAGGTTTCATCATAGTCGCAGACCTGTAATAGATGTAGTGGGTTACCCTGGAACAAGCTGCGGTAAGTGCTTTACACACGGGTTCAGAAGTAATAGAGCAGAGTTATGA
This Carassius gibelio isolate Cgi1373 ecotype wild population from Czech Republic chromosome A23, carGib1.2-hapl.c, whole genome shotgun sequence DNA region includes the following protein-coding sequences:
- the LOC127944597 gene encoding regulation of nuclear pre-mRNA domain-containing protein 1B isoform X2 yields the protein MSSFSESALEKKLSELSNSQQSVQTLSLWIIHHRKHASFIVRVWHRELKKAKRSRKLTFLYLANDVIQNSKKKGPEFTKDFESVLVDACSHVARDGDDGSKKQMERLLNIWQERNLYRADFIQQLKLAIEDSDSPKHKPTDDRKNLKRSYQKVQEEEEEEDDDYRGHYSPQETDAAAPQLTEDLVKALQDLENAASGDAAVRQKIASLPQEVQDVSLLEKITDKQAADKLSKTVDEACLLLAEYNGRLAAELEDRRQLARMLTEYIQSQRDALNEREKKLEEYKQKLARVTQVRKELKSHIQSLPDLSLLPNVTGGLAPLPSAGDLFSTE
- the LOC127944597 gene encoding regulation of nuclear pre-mRNA domain-containing protein 1B isoform X1, which gives rise to MSSFSESALEKKLSELSNSQQSVQTLSLWIIHHRKHASFIVRVWHRELKKAKRSRKLTFLYLANDVIQNSKKKGPEFTKDFESVLVDACSHVARDGDDGSKKQMERLLNIWQERNLYRADFIQQLKLAIEDSDSPKHKPTVDDRKNLKRSYQKVQEEEEEEDDDYRGHYSPQETDAAAPQLTEDLVKALQDLENAASGDAAVRQKIASLPQEVQDVSLLEKITDKQAADKLSKTVDEACLLLAEYNGRLAAELEDRRQLARMLTEYIQSQRDALNEREKKLEEYKQKLARVTQVRKELKSHIQSLPDLSLLPNVTGGLAPLPSAGDLFSTE